From one Cupriavidus sp. P-10 genomic stretch:
- a CDS encoding polysaccharide pyruvyl transferase family protein — translation MAVSGSKPPADATPVLTILFGAFDRHNFGDLLLAHVVQRMAGLGSPCYGGLADRDLSVQGGHRVDALRRLSAIVGDAPVDVIHVGGEILTCSLWEAAVMLLPPGQAEAVVAQLDSRPQARTAWARNQLGLPDLVPYLLPAGLFANVRRVIVHAAGGIDLGSVDAGMRAEVAAKLGAATSVGIRDHQTQALLAESGIDCRLEPDPAVLVAELFGDGIRRRAGRGECARIVSAFADGYLAVQCSADFGDDETLSELAAQLDRVARDRRLGVVLFRAGAAPWHDDLACYQRLAARLRGTPVALFGSLDLWDICALIAHSQGFVGSSLHGGIVAGAFALPRLGLLRPAQPPAASKQVAFAAAWGTAGAPAAVPVQEVASGMDQAMAAPPARRRALAREWTTACRAAFKLVQQSE, via the coding sequence ATGGCAGTGTCCGGATCCAAGCCGCCGGCAGATGCCACCCCTGTTCTCACGATCCTGTTTGGTGCCTTCGACCGCCACAACTTCGGCGACCTGCTGCTGGCGCACGTGGTGCAACGCATGGCCGGGCTGGGCAGTCCCTGTTACGGAGGACTTGCCGACCGCGACCTCAGCGTGCAGGGCGGCCATCGGGTCGATGCCCTGCGGCGGCTTTCGGCCATTGTTGGCGACGCGCCCGTCGATGTCATCCACGTAGGCGGCGAAATCCTGACCTGCTCGCTGTGGGAAGCCGCCGTGATGCTGCTGCCGCCCGGGCAGGCCGAGGCCGTAGTGGCGCAGCTCGATAGCCGGCCGCAAGCGCGCACGGCGTGGGCACGGAACCAGTTGGGCCTGCCGGACCTGGTTCCCTACCTGTTGCCTGCCGGCCTGTTTGCCAACGTCAGGCGCGTGATCGTCCACGCCGCCGGCGGCATTGACCTTGGCTCGGTCGATGCTGGCATGCGGGCGGAAGTTGCAGCCAAGCTCGGTGCCGCTACCAGCGTTGGGATCCGCGACCATCAGACCCAGGCGCTGCTCGCTGAAAGCGGCATTGACTGCCGCCTGGAGCCCGATCCGGCGGTGCTGGTGGCCGAGTTGTTCGGCGACGGCATCCGCCGGCGCGCCGGCCGCGGCGAGTGCGCCCGCATCGTTTCGGCCTTCGCTGACGGATACCTCGCGGTGCAGTGCAGCGCCGATTTTGGCGACGACGAAACCCTTTCAGAGCTGGCGGCCCAGCTCGATCGCGTCGCCCGGGACAGGCGCCTGGGCGTCGTGCTGTTCCGCGCCGGCGCCGCGCCGTGGCATGACGACCTGGCTTGCTACCAGCGCCTAGCGGCCCGGCTGCGCGGCACGCCCGTCGCGCTGTTTGGCTCGCTTGACCTCTGGGATATCTGCGCCCTGATCGCGCACAGCCAGGGTTTTGTCGGCAGCAGCCTGCACGGCGGCATTGTTGCAGGCGCCTTTGCCTTGCCAAGGCTGGGCCTGCTGCGGCCCGCGCAACCGCCCGCGGCCAGCAAGCAGGTTGCCTTCGCCGCGGCCTGGGGCACTGCCGGCGCGCCGGCCGCGGTGCCCGTGCAGGAGGTTGCGTCCGGCATGGACCAGGCGATGGCGGCCCCGCCCGCACGGCGCAGAGCGCTGGCCCGGGAATGGACCACGGCATGCAGGGCCGCATTCAAGCTGGTTCAGCAGAGCGAATAG
- a CDS encoding acyl-CoA dehydrogenase family protein, with product MVDPNVDVDGLDASQQLLRDNIRRYLKENIAPRIDQAEQDKQFPHELLTGLADFGYFGGHLPEADGGLGLDYLTWAVMMEEAGYCWLSLRILLNGLNIVSGIINAYGTEQQKDRFMRPLLRNERKTFVSISEPDVGSNVAEIKTRADKRGDRYVLNGSKLWITNGMFADFGIVVARTFSETCNGELSLFLVERDVTPYSATPVETMFTRSTGTAAFTFENAEVPAANLLGKEGQGLRQILIGLNFGRLNVAMGAVGAAQCALDLSVDYALQRKQFGRPIGSFQLVQKHIVDMTMRTQAARALGYRAARSMQNGTSRTECSIAKLYATEAAFEVSNLALQVHGGMGYATGYPIERIFRDTRGGMIPEGTTEIQTLIIGREILGISALT from the coding sequence ATGGTTGATCCCAATGTCGACGTCGATGGCCTGGATGCCAGCCAGCAACTGCTGCGCGACAACATTCGTCGCTACCTGAAGGAAAACATCGCCCCGCGCATCGACCAGGCCGAGCAGGACAAGCAGTTCCCGCACGAGCTGCTGACAGGCCTCGCCGACTTTGGCTACTTCGGCGGCCACCTGCCTGAAGCCGACGGCGGGCTGGGCCTGGACTACCTGACCTGGGCGGTGATGATGGAAGAGGCAGGCTATTGCTGGTTGTCGCTGCGCATCCTGCTCAACGGGCTGAATATCGTCTCGGGCATCATCAATGCCTATGGCACCGAGCAGCAGAAGGATCGCTTCATGCGTCCGCTGCTGCGCAACGAGCGCAAGACCTTCGTGTCGATCTCCGAGCCGGACGTGGGCTCCAACGTGGCCGAGATCAAGACCCGCGCCGACAAGCGCGGCGACCGCTACGTGCTCAACGGCAGCAAGCTGTGGATCACCAACGGCATGTTCGCCGACTTCGGCATCGTGGTGGCGCGCACCTTCAGCGAGACCTGCAACGGCGAGCTGTCGCTGTTCCTGGTGGAGCGCGACGTGACCCCGTACAGCGCCACGCCGGTGGAAACCATGTTCACCCGCAGCACCGGCACCGCGGCCTTCACCTTCGAGAACGCCGAGGTCCCGGCCGCCAACCTGCTGGGCAAGGAAGGCCAGGGCCTGCGCCAGATCCTGATCGGACTGAACTTCGGCCGCCTGAACGTTGCCATGGGGGCGGTGGGCGCGGCGCAATGCGCGCTGGACCTGTCGGTGGACTACGCGCTGCAGCGCAAGCAGTTCGGCCGCCCCATCGGTTCGTTCCAGCTGGTGCAGAAGCACATCGTCGACATGACCATGCGCACGCAGGCCGCACGCGCACTGGGTTACCGCGCGGCACGGTCGATGCAGAACGGCACGTCGCGCACGGAATGCTCGATCGCCAAGCTGTACGCCACCGAAGCCGCGTTCGAGGTGTCCAACCTCGCGCTGCAGGTGCACGGCGGCATGGGCTACGCCACCGGCTACCCGATCGAGCGCATCTTCCGCGACACGCGCGGCGGGATGATCCCCGAGGGCACCACCGAGATCCAGACGCTCATCATCGGCCGGGAAATCCTGGGCATCAGCGCACTGACCTGA
- a CDS encoding MaoC family dehydratase, giving the protein MTQPAILEQIANTTLYWEDLVPGMTYSTSSRTITEADVAAFAALTGDFNKVHVDAEYAKGTIFGQRIAHGMLVAAFMAGLTSRSIPNQFFEGSLFSVLENRLKFPKPTFIGDTIRVEIEVVEQKATSRPDRGIIAFLRKGINQRGEVVAEMAATCLFKRRPQGEAQ; this is encoded by the coding sequence ATGACCCAACCCGCCATCCTCGAACAAATCGCCAACACCACGCTCTACTGGGAAGACCTGGTGCCGGGCATGACGTACAGCACCTCGTCGCGCACCATCACTGAAGCCGACGTGGCCGCGTTCGCGGCACTGACCGGCGACTTCAACAAGGTGCACGTCGATGCCGAGTACGCCAAGGGCACGATCTTCGGCCAGCGCATTGCCCACGGCATGCTGGTGGCCGCCTTCATGGCCGGCCTGACTTCGCGCTCGATCCCCAACCAGTTCTTCGAAGGCTCGCTGTTCAGCGTGCTGGAGAACCGGCTCAAGTTCCCCAAGCCCACGTTTATCGGCGACACCATCCGCGTGGAAATCGAAGTGGTTGAGCAGAAGGCCACCAGCCGACCGGACCGCGGCATCATTGCCTTCCTGCGCAAGGGCATCAACCAGCGCGGCGAAGTGGTGGCCGAGATGGCAGCCACCTGCCTGTTCAAGCGCCGCCCGCAGGGAGAGGCGCAATGA
- a CDS encoding RidA family protein, protein MSVHERLAARGLALPQPPQPLGSYTAVSQAADLLFISGQLPLQDGKVVWQGQLGKDLTVEQGKRAAELAALNVLAQIDAYLGGFERLDHIVRVDGHIAGAPGWFDQPAVLDGASDLFRDVLGDKAGHARTISSHFQQPANAAVILVVIAQVRPA, encoded by the coding sequence ATGTCCGTACATGAACGACTCGCAGCGCGCGGCCTGGCGCTGCCGCAGCCCCCGCAGCCGCTGGGGAGCTATACCGCCGTCAGCCAGGCCGCAGACCTGCTGTTTATCTCCGGGCAGTTGCCATTGCAGGATGGCAAGGTGGTCTGGCAAGGCCAGCTCGGCAAGGACCTGACAGTGGAGCAGGGCAAGCGCGCCGCCGAACTGGCGGCGCTCAATGTGCTGGCGCAGATCGACGCCTATCTGGGCGGCTTCGAGCGGCTGGACCACATTGTCCGCGTCGACGGCCATATTGCCGGTGCGCCGGGCTGGTTCGACCAGCCGGCGGTCCTCGACGGCGCTTCCGACCTGTTCCGTGATGTGCTGGGGGACAAGGCCGGCCATGCGCGGACCATTTCGTCGCACTTCCAGCAGCCCGCCAATGCGGCCGTGATCCTCGTGGTCATTGCGCAGGTCAGGCCTGCCTGA
- a CDS encoding IclR family transcriptional regulator, whose translation MPVNIPAASRAMAVFEVFAREQRDLSNSEIAKLLAVADSSCSDLLHTLQSLGYLMRTTRTRRFYPTGRLLETARQIAENDPLSRIAREAVRRLAEATNESAFFGLLEPQAVRVAAVAQSRQPLRYILDVGERVALHASALGKAMLGLLPEDEARSRLDTIKRTAVTPNTVVALDQLMTQLARCREQGWYEAIDEGTAGVTALAVSARLGERPVAISVAGPTERIERQRDFYLAALREVRDALLADH comes from the coding sequence GTGCCTGTCAATATACCCGCCGCGAGCCGCGCCATGGCCGTGTTCGAGGTCTTCGCCCGCGAACAGCGCGACCTGTCCAACTCCGAGATCGCGAAACTGCTGGCAGTCGCCGACAGCAGCTGCTCCGACCTGCTGCATACCCTGCAATCGCTTGGCTACCTGATGCGCACCACGCGCACGCGGCGGTTCTATCCCACTGGCCGCCTGCTCGAGACTGCGCGGCAGATCGCCGAAAACGACCCGCTGAGCCGGATTGCGCGGGAAGCCGTGCGCCGCCTCGCCGAGGCCACCAACGAAAGCGCCTTCTTCGGCTTGCTGGAGCCACAGGCCGTGCGCGTCGCCGCGGTGGCGCAGAGCCGCCAGCCACTGCGCTACATCCTCGACGTCGGCGAGCGCGTCGCGCTGCATGCCTCTGCCCTGGGCAAGGCCATGCTGGGCCTGCTGCCGGAGGACGAGGCCCGGTCGCGGCTGGACACCATCAAGCGGACGGCGGTCACACCGAACACGGTGGTGGCGCTGGACCAGCTGATGACGCAGCTTGCCCGGTGCCGAGAACAAGGCTGGTACGAAGCCATCGATGAAGGCACGGCCGGTGTAACGGCGCTTGCGGTCTCGGCGCGCCTGGGCGAGCGGCCGGTAGCCATCTCCGTGGCCGGCCCAACGGAGCGCATCGAACGGCAACGCGACTTCTATCTTGCGGCCCTGCGCGAAGTGCGCGACGCACTGTTGGCCGACCACTGA
- a CDS encoding SDR family NAD(P)-dependent oxidoreductase produces the protein MSAAQKVVVITGASQGIGAELVKAFRERGHRVVATARSIKPSDDQDILAVAGDIADPSTARRVIAEAVSKFGRVDTLVNNAGIFVAKPFTSYTDEDYATVTGINLNGFFHITQLAIAEMEKQRSGHVVSITTSLVDHAISGVPSVLASLTKGGLNAATKSLAIEYAKTGIRANAVSPGIIKSPMHPAQTHEALGALHPMGHMGEMRDIVDAVLYLDRAPFVTGEILHVDGGQSAGH, from the coding sequence ATGAGTGCAGCACAGAAGGTTGTCGTCATCACCGGCGCATCGCAGGGCATCGGCGCAGAACTGGTCAAGGCATTCCGCGAGCGCGGACATCGGGTCGTCGCCACGGCGCGCAGCATCAAGCCGTCGGACGACCAGGATATCCTGGCGGTGGCCGGCGATATCGCCGATCCGTCCACCGCGCGCCGCGTCATCGCGGAAGCCGTGTCGAAGTTCGGTCGCGTCGATACGCTGGTCAACAATGCGGGGATCTTCGTCGCCAAGCCGTTCACCAGCTATACCGACGAGGACTATGCCACCGTCACGGGCATCAACCTGAACGGCTTCTTCCATATCACGCAACTGGCCATCGCCGAAATGGAGAAGCAGCGCAGCGGCCATGTGGTCAGCATCACGACCAGCCTGGTCGACCATGCGATCAGCGGCGTGCCGTCGGTACTGGCTTCGCTGACCAAGGGCGGGCTGAACGCGGCGACCAAGTCGCTGGCGATCGAGTATGCGAAGACCGGTATCCGCGCCAACGCTGTGTCGCCCGGCATCATCAAGTCGCCGATGCATCCGGCGCAAACGCATGAGGCGCTGGGCGCGCTGCATCCGATGGGGCATATGGGAGAAATGCGCGATATCGTCGATGCCGTGCTGTACCTCGACCGCGCGCCGTTCGTGACCGGCGAGATCCTGCACGTCGACGGCGGCCAGAGCGCCGGCCATTAA
- a CDS encoding SDR family NAD(P)-dependent oxidoreductase, with protein sequence MDLGLNGRVAVVTGSARGIGAETARMLAQEGMAVVITDLDLDAARETASGIGRDGGKAIAVQCDVRMEDQVRNMVGAGKEAFGSIDVLVNNAGLVKDRTILKMDESDWDLVLDVTLKGAFHTCRAALPFMHEKGWGRIINISSRALFGNPGQANYSTAKAGIVGFTRALSLEQARKGVTVNAIAPGYIETEYIKSLPNYDTILANVMARNAVTFPGETSDIAGAVAFMASEHARYITGTTLFVTGGRYG encoded by the coding sequence ATGGATCTTGGACTGAATGGCCGCGTGGCGGTCGTCACCGGCTCGGCCCGCGGCATCGGCGCGGAAACCGCCCGCATGCTGGCACAAGAAGGCATGGCCGTGGTCATCACCGACCTGGACCTCGACGCCGCGCGCGAAACCGCCAGCGGCATCGGGCGCGACGGCGGCAAGGCAATCGCCGTGCAGTGCGATGTGCGCATGGAAGACCAGGTGCGAAACATGGTCGGCGCCGGCAAGGAAGCGTTCGGCAGCATCGACGTGCTGGTCAACAACGCCGGCCTGGTCAAGGACCGCACCATCCTCAAGATGGACGAGTCCGACTGGGACCTGGTGCTGGACGTGACGCTCAAGGGCGCCTTCCACACCTGCCGCGCCGCGCTGCCCTTCATGCACGAGAAAGGCTGGGGCCGGATCATCAATATCAGCTCGCGCGCGCTGTTCGGCAACCCCGGCCAGGCCAACTACTCCACCGCCAAGGCCGGCATCGTCGGCTTTACCCGCGCGCTGTCGCTGGAGCAGGCGCGCAAGGGCGTGACGGTCAATGCCATCGCGCCCGGCTATATCGAGACCGAGTACATCAAGAGCCTGCCCAACTACGACACCATCCTGGCCAACGTGATGGCCAGGAACGCCGTGACGTTCCCCGGCGAAACCAGCGATATCGCCGGCGCCGTGGCCTTCATGGCGTCCGAACATGCCCGCTACATCACGGGCACCACCCTGTTCGTCACCGGAGGCCGCTATGGTTGA
- a CDS encoding LysR family transcriptional regulator — MKRQFDDLQLGSIELFCLAAELGSFTAAAAAAGVTPPAVSRTVQRLEERLGVRLFVRTTRQIRLTDEGRLYFEQSRGALAQLLDAERQVSGQRAAPAGRLRISLPTPYAHYRVLPILPAFRAQYPEVEVDVHISNRNVDFADDTYDLSVRGRAPDDSNLIARKLEDAELVVVATPAYLQRAGTPRSLEDLLRHECIQFERPSSGRRIPWTFRVNGEDVDIATTGGYAATEDILGGATLVRAGAGLFQTYRFVVEQDLRDGTLVEVLQEYAGSTRPFVLLYPSARHVTRRVRVFVDFLVEKFSA, encoded by the coding sequence ATGAAAAGGCAATTCGATGACCTCCAGCTCGGCAGCATCGAGCTGTTCTGCCTGGCCGCCGAGCTGGGCAGCTTTACCGCCGCCGCGGCCGCGGCCGGCGTGACACCGCCCGCCGTCAGCCGCACCGTGCAGCGGCTGGAAGAACGGCTGGGGGTACGCCTGTTCGTGCGCACCACGCGGCAGATCCGCCTGACGGATGAAGGACGGCTGTATTTCGAGCAAAGCCGCGGCGCGCTGGCGCAGCTGCTGGATGCGGAGCGGCAGGTCAGCGGCCAGCGCGCGGCACCCGCGGGCCGGCTGCGGATCAGCTTGCCGACGCCTTACGCGCACTATCGCGTGCTGCCGATCCTGCCGGCGTTCCGGGCGCAGTACCCGGAAGTCGAGGTCGACGTGCACATCAGCAACCGCAACGTCGACTTCGCCGATGACACCTATGACCTGTCGGTGCGCGGCCGCGCGCCGGACGATTCGAACCTGATCGCGCGCAAGCTGGAAGATGCCGAGCTGGTGGTGGTGGCAACGCCCGCGTACCTGCAGCGCGCGGGCACGCCCAGGTCACTGGAAGACCTGCTCAGGCATGAGTGCATCCAGTTCGAACGCCCCAGCAGCGGCCGGCGCATTCCCTGGACCTTCCGCGTCAATGGCGAAGACGTCGATATCGCCACCACCGGCGGCTATGCGGCGACCGAAGACATCCTCGGCGGAGCCACGCTGGTGCGCGCCGGCGCGGGCCTGTTCCAGACCTATCGCTTCGTCGTGGAACAGGATCTGCGCGACGGCACGCTGGTAGAAGTGCTGCAGGAATATGCCGGCAGTACGCGGCCGTTCGTGCTGCTTTACCCGTCGGCACGGCATGTCACGCGCCGCGTGCGGGTCTTTGTCGACTTCCTGGTCGAGAAATTTTCCGCGTAG